The following are encoded together in the Pseudomonas sediminis genome:
- a CDS encoding imelysin family protein yields MLHKTLIASLLGLALVGCGQQDPKAKVSAALTDGVLLPAYSSWQEADRQLAVNAEAFCAGSADLSTARQAFLGAQSAWAGLQPLLVGPLAEGNRAWQIQFWPDKKNLVQRQVEALLKNKPQLSADDLSNASVVVQGLTAYEYILFDPNLDLAQAEQKARYCPLLQAIGKHQQALAAEIVGEWQAKSGMAEQLKQFPNERYADANEAIAELLRVQVSALDGLKKKLGAPMGRQSKGIAQPYQAEAWRSAASLANQGAALANAELLWHGSNRDGIQSLLGEDQADLAKRIDAAYQDTRQRLAALDSPLVELLAEEAGRTALNELYDSLNRLHRLQESELAKALGVQIGFNAHDGD; encoded by the coding sequence ATGTTGCACAAAACCCTGATCGCCTCTCTACTCGGCCTGGCCCTGGTCGGCTGCGGCCAGCAGGACCCGAAAGCCAAGGTCAGCGCGGCGCTGACCGATGGCGTGCTGCTGCCGGCCTACAGCAGTTGGCAGGAGGCCGACCGCCAGTTGGCCGTGAATGCCGAGGCCTTCTGCGCCGGCAGCGCCGATCTGAGCACCGCCCGCCAGGCCTTTCTCGGTGCCCAGAGTGCCTGGGCCGGCTTGCAGCCGTTGCTGGTCGGGCCGCTGGCCGAAGGCAACCGCGCCTGGCAGATTCAGTTCTGGCCGGACAAGAAGAACCTGGTCCAGCGCCAGGTCGAAGCCCTGCTGAAGAACAAGCCGCAGCTCAGCGCGGATGACCTGTCCAATGCCAGCGTGGTGGTGCAGGGCCTGACCGCCTACGAATACATTCTCTTCGACCCCAATCTGGACCTCGCCCAGGCCGAGCAGAAAGCCCGCTACTGCCCGCTGTTGCAGGCCATCGGCAAGCACCAGCAAGCCCTGGCTGCGGAGATCGTCGGCGAGTGGCAAGCCAAATCTGGCATGGCCGAACAGCTGAAGCAGTTTCCCAACGAACGCTACGCCGACGCCAACGAGGCCATCGCCGAACTGTTGCGGGTGCAGGTCAGCGCCCTGGACGGCCTGAAGAAGAAGCTCGGTGCGCCGATGGGCCGCCAGAGCAAGGGCATAGCCCAGCCTTACCAGGCAGAAGCCTGGCGCAGTGCCGCCAGCCTGGCCAACCAGGGTGCGGCGCTGGCCAACGCCGAACTGCTGTGGCACGGCAGCAACCGTGATGGCATTCAATCGCTACTGGGCGAGGATCAGGCCGACCTGGCCAAACGCATCGACGCCGCCTACCAGGACACCCGCCAGCGCCTGGCTGCACTCGACAGCCCACTGGTCGAACTGCTCGCCGAAGAAGCCGGTCGCACCGCCCTGAACGAGCTGTACGACAGCCTCAATCGTCTGCACCGCCTGCAGGAAAGTGAGCTGGCCAAAGCGCTCGGCGTGCAGATCGGCTTCAACGCCCACGACGGAGACTGA
- a CDS encoding di-heme oxidoredictase family protein produces the protein MSLLQHCLLPFLALSLIACEQQPELTQAEPGEHLSAGAATVRKFDQNAFSLPSANLAPSRRLDFAVGNSFFRNPWVTAPATTTARDGLGPLFNTNACQNCHIKDGRGHPPGLDAVSATSMLVRLSIPAGPEHAEVLIQQGVVAEPTYGTQMQDMANPGVTPEGKVRVTYSSVPLRFADGTVVELRKPELIISQLGYGDMHPDTRFSARIAPPMIGLGLLEAIAEEDILAGADPDDADGDGISGRPNWVWDRQQQRSALGRFGWKAGQPNLNQQNAEAFANDMGLTSSLIPHDNCTTAQTDCLAAPHGGEPEVSDNILASVLFYSRNLGVPARRDVDSPDALKGKSLFHQAGCQKCHTPSFTTSADAAEPELASQLIRPYTDLLLHDMGEGLADGREEFLANSREWRTAPLWGIGLTQTVNGHTQFLHDGRARNLLEAILWHGGEAEAAKQQVLRFDSDERAALLAFLNSL, from the coding sequence ATGTCGCTGCTCCAGCACTGCCTGCTGCCCTTTCTGGCCCTGTCTTTGATCGCTTGCGAACAGCAGCCTGAATTGACCCAGGCAGAGCCTGGCGAACATCTCTCGGCCGGTGCGGCGACGGTACGCAAGTTCGATCAAAACGCCTTCTCCCTGCCTTCGGCGAACCTCGCACCCAGCCGTCGCCTGGATTTCGCCGTGGGCAACAGCTTCTTCCGTAATCCCTGGGTCACGGCGCCAGCCACCACCACAGCGCGCGATGGCCTGGGCCCGCTGTTCAATACCAATGCCTGCCAGAACTGCCATATCAAGGACGGTCGCGGCCATCCACCGGGGCTAGACGCGGTCAGCGCCACTTCGATGCTGGTGCGTCTGTCGATACCGGCCGGCCCGGAGCATGCCGAGGTGCTGATCCAACAGGGCGTGGTCGCCGAGCCCACCTACGGCACCCAGATGCAGGACATGGCCAACCCCGGTGTTACCCCCGAAGGCAAGGTACGCGTGACCTACAGCAGCGTGCCTCTGCGCTTCGCCGACGGCACAGTGGTGGAATTGCGCAAGCCAGAGCTGATCATCAGCCAGCTCGGTTACGGCGACATGCACCCCGACACCCGGTTCTCGGCACGCATCGCCCCGCCGATGATCGGCCTCGGCCTGCTCGAAGCCATCGCCGAAGAAGACATCCTGGCCGGCGCCGACCCGGACGATGCCGATGGCGATGGTATTTCCGGTCGTCCCAATTGGGTCTGGGACCGCCAGCAGCAGCGCAGTGCACTTGGCCGTTTCGGCTGGAAGGCTGGCCAACCCAACCTCAATCAGCAAAATGCCGAAGCCTTCGCCAATGACATGGGCCTGACCAGCTCGCTGATCCCTCACGACAACTGCACCACGGCGCAAACCGATTGCCTGGCTGCGCCCCATGGCGGCGAACCGGAAGTCAGCGACAACATCCTCGCCAGCGTGCTGTTCTACAGTCGTAACCTGGGCGTGCCGGCACGGCGTGACGTCGACTCGCCTGACGCGCTCAAGGGCAAGAGCCTGTTCCACCAGGCCGGTTGCCAGAAGTGCCACACCCCCAGTTTCACCACATCGGCCGATGCGGCGGAGCCGGAACTGGCCAGCCAACTGATCCGGCCTTATACGGACCTGCTGCTGCACGACATGGGCGAGGGGCTGGCCGATGGCCGCGAGGAGTTTCTCGCCAACAGTCGTGAATGGCGCACGGCGCCGCTGTGGGGCATTGGTTTGACGCAAACGGTCAATGGCCATACTCAGTTCCTGCATGACGGCCGTGCCCGTAACCTGCTGGAAGCCATTCTCTGGCACGGTGGCGAGGCCGAAGCGGCCAAGCAGCAGGTGCTGCGTTTTGATAGCGATGAGCGAGCAGCGCTGCTCGCCTTCCTGAATTCTCTTTAA
- a CDS encoding DUF1513 domain-containing protein: MQRRAFLGLSAAAASLAAAGVFGGWTLFGPSGQPLLLSARDDGDGNHYAVGYRLDGERAFATPVTERCHDVVPHPSLPMALFVGRRPSTESYLIDTRDGRLVQTLTSPAERHFNGHAVFHKGGEWLYATENDTTEPGRGVIGTYRLQGEQLLRAAEHSSHGVGPHQLLWMPDGETLVVANGGIRTEAESRVDMNLDAMQASLVLMQRDGSLVSQEYLADQQNSIRHLAVARDGTVVSGQQYMGDLHDQVPLLAIKRPGQPFQPFGLGEPQRAAMNQYTASVAIHDELRLLAMTAPRGNRFFIWDLDSAQVRLDVPLPDCAGVGAVADGFVVTSGQGRCRLYDCRGERIATQALQLPAGLWDNHLRLA; the protein is encoded by the coding sequence ATGCAACGCAGAGCCTTCCTCGGCCTCAGTGCAGCCGCCGCCAGCCTGGCGGCCGCGGGTGTCTTTGGCGGCTGGACGCTGTTCGGCCCATCAGGACAACCGTTGCTGCTGTCAGCCCGTGACGATGGCGACGGCAACCACTACGCGGTTGGCTATCGCCTCGACGGTGAACGCGCCTTCGCCACTCCGGTGACCGAACGCTGTCATGACGTGGTGCCGCACCCCAGCCTGCCCATGGCCCTGTTCGTCGGTCGCCGCCCCAGCACCGAGAGCTACCTGATCGACACCCGCGACGGTCGCCTGGTGCAAACGCTGACCTCGCCGGCCGAGCGTCATTTCAACGGCCACGCGGTATTCCACAAGGGCGGCGAGTGGCTGTACGCCACCGAGAACGACACCACCGAGCCAGGCCGTGGCGTGATTGGCACCTATCGCCTGCAAGGCGAGCAGTTACTGCGCGCAGCTGAACACAGCAGCCACGGCGTAGGCCCGCACCAACTGCTGTGGATGCCCGATGGCGAAACCCTGGTGGTGGCCAACGGCGGCATCCGCACCGAAGCGGAAAGCCGCGTCGACATGAACCTAGACGCCATGCAGGCCAGCCTGGTGCTGATGCAGCGCGACGGCAGCCTGGTCAGCCAGGAGTATCTGGCCGACCAGCAGAACAGCATCCGCCACCTCGCTGTCGCGCGCGACGGCACGGTGGTCAGCGGCCAGCAGTACATGGGCGACCTGCACGATCAAGTACCGCTACTGGCGATCAAACGCCCCGGTCAGCCCTTCCAGCCGTTCGGCCTGGGCGAGCCTCAGCGGGCGGCGATGAACCAGTACACCGCCAGCGTGGCGATCCATGACGAGCTGCGCCTGCTGGCGATGACCGCACCGCGCGGCAACCGCTTCTTCATCTGGGATCTGGACAGTGCACAGGTGCGCCTGGACGTGCCGCTGCCGGACTGCGCAGGTGTCGGTGCGGTGGCCGATGGTTTCGTGGTGACCTCGGGCCAGGGCCGTTGTCGCCTGTACGATTGCCGCGGCGAACGCATCGCCACCCAGGCTCTGCAACTACCCGCCGGGTTGTGGGACAACCACCTG